The following proteins are co-located in the Diaphorobacter sp. HDW4B genome:
- a CDS encoding nitrite reductase, whose protein sequence is MTAKRIARLIALAAAAMVSVSSMAQDAKHAPQAEVNYQAGGSPLANEVMYQSTNPKAPAMTQAEFDLGRKIYFERCAGCHGVLRKGATGKPLTPDITVGKGTDYLKVFIAYGSAAGMPNWLTSGEMSEKEVDLMARYIQQDPPTPPEFGMADMKNTWKILVAPKDRPKKKENSYNISNIFSTTLRDTGEVALIDGDSKQIINVIKTGYAVHISRLSASGRYLFVIGRDAKINMIDLWMTKPDNVAEIRVGLEARSVDTSKYKGYEDKYAVAGSYWPPQYVIMNGDTLEPLRVVGTRGMTVDTQEYHPEPRVAAIVASHYKPEFLVNVKETGKTLMVDYSNINELKTTEIGSARFLHDGGWDSSKRYFMVAANNSNKVAAIDAKDGKLAGLVDVGKIPHPGRGANFNHPKYGPVWATGHLGDDTISLIGTDPVKHKQYAFKEVAKLKGQGGGALFIKSHPKSNHLYSDTPLNPDSKLSQSVAVYDIKNLDKGFTVLPIAEWAGLTDDGAKRVVQPEFNKAGDEVWFAVWSAKDKQSALVVVDDKTLKLKAVIKDPRLITPTGHFNVHNTQHDVY, encoded by the coding sequence ATGACAGCAAAGAGGATCGCCAGACTGATCGCGCTAGCGGCAGCAGCGATGGTGTCAGTCAGCTCGATGGCGCAAGACGCAAAGCACGCACCGCAGGCCGAAGTCAACTACCAGGCGGGTGGTTCGCCGCTGGCCAACGAGGTCATGTACCAGAGCACCAATCCCAAGGCTCCGGCGATGACGCAGGCCGAGTTCGATCTGGGTCGCAAGATCTACTTCGAGCGCTGCGCCGGTTGCCACGGCGTGCTGCGCAAGGGCGCAACGGGCAAGCCGCTCACGCCCGACATCACCGTCGGCAAGGGCACGGACTACCTCAAGGTGTTCATCGCCTACGGCTCGGCAGCGGGCATGCCGAACTGGCTCACGTCCGGTGAAATGAGCGAGAAGGAAGTGGACCTGATGGCCCGCTACATCCAGCAGGATCCACCCACACCGCCCGAGTTCGGCATGGCCGACATGAAGAACACGTGGAAGATTCTCGTCGCACCCAAGGACCGACCCAAGAAGAAGGAGAACAGCTACAACATCTCCAACATCTTCTCCACCACGTTGCGCGATACCGGCGAGGTGGCGCTGATCGATGGCGACTCCAAGCAGATCATCAACGTCATCAAGACCGGCTACGCGGTGCACATCTCGCGGCTGTCGGCTTCGGGGCGTTATCTGTTCGTGATCGGTCGTGACGCAAAAATCAACATGATCGACCTTTGGATGACAAAGCCCGATAACGTCGCGGAAATCCGCGTCGGTCTGGAGGCCCGCTCCGTCGACACGTCCAAGTACAAGGGCTATGAAGACAAGTACGCAGTGGCCGGCAGTTACTGGCCTCCGCAGTACGTGATCATGAACGGCGATACGCTGGAGCCACTCAGGGTCGTCGGAACGCGCGGCATGACCGTGGACACGCAGGAATACCACCCCGAGCCGCGCGTGGCGGCCATCGTAGCGTCGCACTACAAGCCCGAGTTTCTGGTCAACGTGAAGGAGACCGGCAAGACGCTGATGGTGGACTACAGCAACATCAACGAGCTCAAGACCACCGAAATCGGCTCTGCGCGCTTCCTGCATGACGGCGGCTGGGACTCGTCCAAGCGCTACTTCATGGTGGCTGCCAACAACAGCAACAAGGTCGCGGCGATCGATGCCAAGGACGGCAAGCTGGCGGGTCTGGTCGATGTGGGCAAGATCCCCCACCCCGGTCGCGGCGCCAATTTCAACCATCCGAAGTACGGCCCCGTGTGGGCGACGGGCCATCTGGGCGACGACACCATCTCGCTGATCGGCACCGACCCCGTGAAGCACAAGCAGTACGCCTTCAAGGAAGTCGCCAAGCTCAAGGGCCAGGGCGGCGGCGCGCTGTTCATCAAGAGCCATCCCAAGTCCAACCACCTGTACTCGGACACTCCGCTCAACCCCGATTCCAAGCTCTCGCAATCGGTGGCGGTGTACGACATCAAGAACCTGGACAAGGGCTTCACCGTGCTGCCAATCGCGGAGTGGGCCGGCCTGACCGATGACGGTGCCAAGCGCGTCGTGCAGCCCGAGTTCAACAAGGCGGGTGACGAGGTCTGGTTCGCGGTCTGGTCGGCCAAGGACAAGCAAAGCGCCCTCGTCGTGGTGGACGACAAGACGCTGAAGCTCAAGGCCGTGATCAAGGACCCGCGCCTGATCACGCCAACCGGCCACTTCAACGTCCACAACACGCAGCACGACGTGTATTGA
- the cobA gene encoding uroporphyrinogen-III C-methyltransferase — protein sequence MVDDAIRKARAPDGQGGTCPGKVTLVGSGPGDPELLTLRAVKALRGARLVLYDHLVSKEVLRYAGDEADLIYVGKQSGHHTMPQEDIIDLMVRLALSGKNVVRLKGGDCFIFGRGGEEAQALSLAGIPFEVIPGISAAQGAGAYAGIPLTHRDHAATLVYATGHLRGEHEVELDWEALARPRQTVVFYMGIANLPVICTELQKHGLPATMPAALVEQASLPTQRCICGTLETLPALALEHGVKPPALIIVGEVVALQPVLAAGMHTPASLTEG from the coding sequence ATGGTCGACGATGCAATCCGCAAGGCGCGTGCGCCGGATGGACAGGGCGGTACTTGCCCCGGCAAGGTCACGTTGGTGGGCTCCGGGCCGGGAGATCCGGAACTGCTCACGCTGCGCGCGGTGAAGGCTCTGCGCGGTGCGCGGCTGGTGCTCTACGATCACCTGGTCAGCAAGGAGGTGCTGCGTTACGCGGGCGACGAGGCCGATCTGATCTACGTGGGCAAGCAATCGGGCCACCACACCATGCCGCAGGAGGACATCATCGATCTGATGGTGCGGCTGGCGCTCAGCGGCAAGAACGTGGTGCGCCTGAAGGGCGGCGACTGCTTCATCTTCGGACGCGGCGGCGAGGAGGCGCAGGCGCTGTCGCTCGCGGGCATTCCGTTCGAGGTGATTCCGGGCATCTCGGCGGCGCAGGGCGCGGGGGCTTATGCGGGCATTCCGCTCACCCATCGCGATCATGCGGCCACGCTGGTCTATGCCACCGGCCATCTGCGCGGCGAGCATGAGGTGGAACTGGATTGGGAAGCTCTGGCCAGGCCACGCCAGACCGTGGTGTTCTACATGGGCATCGCCAACTTGCCGGTGATCTGCACCGAACTGCAAAAGCACGGCCTGCCAGCCACCATGCCGGCAGCCTTGGTCGAGCAGGCCAGTCTGCCCACGCAGCGCTGCATCTGCGGCACGCTGGAGACCTTGCCCGCGCTGGCCCTGGAGCATGGCGTGAAGCCGCCCGCGCTGATCATCGTGGGCGAGGTGGTGGCTCTGCAACCCGTGCTGGCTGCGGGAATGCACACACCGGCATCGTTGACGGAGGGTTGA
- the rng gene encoding ribonuclease G, with protein MQQDILINWSPQETRVAVVEHGAVQELHVERTLERGLVGNIYLGKVSRVLPGMQSAFIDIGLERAAFLHVADVWQRNEGGEPPMAMRNKSEPLVPIEKQVFEGQALMVQVIKDPIGTKGARLSTQVSIAGRLLVFLPQDDHVGVSQKIPLNEREALRNRLQALVGDKATGGGGGFILRTNGEDATDEELAEDIAYLRKTWTGIRESALRLPPKSLLYQDLNLLQRVLRDLVSEHTQSIRIDSREQFAVMQDFAKEFMPAAAAKLQLYKMERPIFDLYSIDEDVAKALGKRVDLKSGGYLIVDQTEALTTIDVNTGGYVGARNFDDTIFKTNLEAAGAIARQLRLRNLGGIVIVDFIDMVREEHQSQVLSEFRKQLSRDRVKTMVGGFSQLGLVEMTRKRTRESLAHMLCEPCPTCQGVGQVKTSRTVCYEILRELLREARQFNPKEFRVIASPKVVELFLDEESQHLAGLSDFIGKPISLHSETDMGQAQYDIVLM; from the coding sequence ATGCAACAAGACATTCTCATCAACTGGTCGCCACAGGAAACCCGCGTTGCGGTCGTCGAGCACGGTGCAGTGCAGGAGCTGCACGTCGAGCGCACTCTGGAGCGCGGCTTGGTTGGCAACATCTACCTTGGCAAGGTGTCGCGCGTGTTGCCCGGCATGCAATCGGCCTTCATCGACATTGGCCTGGAGCGTGCGGCGTTTCTGCACGTGGCCGATGTCTGGCAGCGCAACGAGGGTGGTGAGCCGCCCATGGCCATGCGCAACAAATCCGAGCCGCTGGTGCCCATCGAAAAGCAGGTCTTCGAAGGCCAGGCGCTGATGGTGCAGGTCATCAAGGACCCCATCGGCACCAAGGGCGCACGGCTGTCCACGCAGGTCAGCATTGCTGGTCGGCTGCTGGTGTTTCTGCCGCAGGACGATCACGTCGGCGTGTCGCAGAAGATTCCGCTCAACGAACGCGAGGCGCTGCGCAACCGCCTTCAGGCGCTGGTGGGCGACAAAGCCACGGGCGGCGGTGGCGGCTTCATTCTGCGCACCAACGGTGAGGACGCGACTGACGAGGAACTGGCCGAGGACATCGCCTATCTGCGCAAGACCTGGACCGGCATCCGCGAATCCGCGCTGCGCCTGCCGCCCAAGAGCCTGCTGTATCAGGACCTGAATCTGCTGCAGCGCGTGCTGCGCGATCTGGTGAGCGAGCACACGCAATCGATTCGCATCGATTCGCGCGAGCAGTTCGCCGTGATGCAGGACTTCGCCAAGGAGTTCATGCCCGCGGCGGCTGCCAAGCTGCAGCTCTACAAGATGGAGCGTCCGATCTTCGATCTGTACTCCATCGACGAAGATGTGGCCAAGGCGCTGGGCAAGCGCGTGGATCTGAAGTCGGGCGGTTATCTGATCGTCGACCAGACCGAGGCGCTGACCACCATCGACGTGAACACGGGCGGCTATGTCGGTGCGCGCAATTTCGACGACACCATCTTCAAGACCAATCTGGAAGCGGCGGGTGCGATTGCGCGCCAACTGCGATTGCGCAATCTGGGCGGCATCGTCATCGTCGATTTCATCGACATGGTGCGCGAAGAACATCAGAGTCAGGTGCTCAGCGAGTTCCGCAAGCAGCTTTCGCGCGACCGTGTGAAGACCATGGTGGGCGGCTTCTCGCAGCTCGGTCTGGTTGAGATGACGCGCAAGCGCACACGCGAATCGTTGGCGCACATGCTGTGCGAGCCATGCCCCACCTGCCAGGGCGTGGGGCAGGTGAAGACCTCGCGCACGGTCTGCTACGAGATCCTGCGCGAGCTGCTGCGCGAGGCGCGCCAGTTCAATCCCAAGGAGTTCCGCGTGATCGCTTCGCCCAAAGTGGTGGAACTGTTCCTCGACGAGGAAAGCCAGCATCTGGCCGGGCTTTCGGACTTCATCGGCAAGCCGATTTCCCTGCACTCGGAAACCGACATGGGGCAGGCGCAGTACGACATTGTGCTGATGTGA
- a CDS encoding LysR substrate-binding domain-containing protein — protein sequence MSNARFRAFAAVAHHGSLSAAARALDLSQPTISSQISTLERQSRIELFHRRGYRMTLTGAGAKLLPIAQKLLALEAEAEYLLRDSGLLHQGELKIGAVGPFHVVEMVAAYRARHPGMQLSIRMGNSQQVLADLERYDTDVAVLAGLYERAELFAQEYARHAIILFVHREHPFAKKHARASSIPLTALHGEQLLMREAGSTTRRALEDALQQQGVKPRTDLEIGSREAIREAVARGLGIGAVSEAEYIADTHFRVFRIDGSPAHTATYVYCMNERRESLLVSSFFKAIRRDSD from the coding sequence ATGAGCAACGCCCGCTTTCGCGCCTTCGCCGCAGTGGCCCACCACGGCTCGCTGAGCGCTGCCGCGCGGGCTCTCGATCTGAGCCAGCCCACCATCTCCAGCCAGATCAGCACGCTGGAACGCCAAAGCCGCATCGAGCTTTTTCACCGGCGCGGCTACCGCATGACGCTGACCGGCGCGGGAGCCAAGCTGCTGCCGATCGCGCAGAAACTGCTGGCGCTGGAGGCCGAGGCCGAGTACCTGTTGCGCGATTCAGGGCTGCTGCATCAGGGCGAGTTGAAGATCGGCGCGGTTGGCCCGTTTCATGTGGTGGAGATGGTTGCGGCCTACCGTGCGCGCCATCCCGGCATGCAGTTGTCCATCCGCATGGGCAACTCGCAGCAAGTGCTGGCCGATCTGGAACGCTACGACACCGACGTGGCCGTGCTGGCCGGGCTGTATGAGCGCGCAGAACTGTTCGCGCAGGAATATGCGCGGCACGCCATCATTCTGTTCGTGCACCGCGAGCACCCGTTCGCGAAGAAGCACGCCAGAGCCAGCTCAATACCGTTGACGGCCTTGCATGGCGAGCAGTTGTTGATGCGCGAGGCAGGCTCGACCACTCGCCGCGCGCTCGAAGATGCGCTGCAGCAGCAAGGCGTGAAGCCGCGTACCGACCTGGAGATCGGCAGCCGGGAAGCCATCCGCGAGGCCGTGGCGCGTGGTCTGGGAATCGGCGCAGTGTCCGAGGCGGAGTACATCGCGGATACCCACTTCCGCGTGTTCCGGATCGACGGCAGCCCCGCGCACACTGCGACCTATGTGTATTGCATGAACGAGCGCCGCGAGAGCCTGTTGGTCAGTTCGTTCTTCAAGGCCATCCGCCGCGATTCGGATTGA